The Deltaproteobacteria bacterium DNA window ACCCTGCACCATAGGAGACGGCATCCAGGTCTTATCCGGGGCTGAAATCGAAAGGCTGGCGGAGGACTTTTCCGGGACCACCCGGACCGGAAGGGTCATGAAATTCGTCCCGGCCTCCGGAGCGGCAAGCCGGATGTTCAAGGCCCTCCTTTCGGCAAGAAACCGCTATGAAGAGCTTCCTTCCATCCATTCCCTCCCGGAGGGAGGAAAAGAAGATCCGGATGTCACAGCCCTCCGGGAGTTCATCGGCCGGCTGAAATCCTTTCCTTTTTACGAACAACTGGCATCCGCCATGGCCGCGGACGGCCTCGATCCAGAGGCCTTGACCCGGGAAGGAGATTATAAAACCATTCTCGACTATGTCCTGACTTCCAAGGGGCTCAACCTGGCCTCCATTCCAAAGGGGCTCATTCCCTTCCACCGTTACGACGGCTATTCCCGGACCCCTTTCGAGGAACACCTGGTGGAGGCCGGGGCTTACGCCTGTGATGCAGAAAAGACCGCCCGGGTCCATTTCACGGTATCACCGCAACACGAATCATCCGTTCGAAACCACCTTGAAAGCGTCCGATCCCGTCACGAGAAGTCCGGGCAGCGGTTCGAGATCGGCTTCTCTTTCCAGCACCCATCGACTGACACCATCGCCGTTGACCTGGAAAATCGTCCATTCCGGGACGATGCCGGCCGCTTGCTTTTCCGCCCCGGGGGCCATGGGGCGCTGCTAAAGAACCTCGGTGAGCTTCAAGGAGACATTGTCTTTATCAAGAACATCGACAACGTGGTCCCGGACAGGCTGAAGGGAGACACCATCTTGTACAAAAGGGCCCTGGGGGCGCTCCTTGTCGAGGTCCAAGACACCGTTTTCAAGTGCATGGAAAAATTGCAATCAGGCGGAATCGGAGACAAGGAACTCGACGAGATGTTCGAGTTTGCCAGGAACCGTCTATCCATCACACCACCCAGGGACCTTGCGGCCAAGGG harbors:
- a CDS encoding DUF4301 family protein; translated protein: MPHHGFSEQDLRQIEERGMTLEVVLEQLERFEKGFSFSDLARPCTIGDGIQVLSGAEIERLAEDFSGTTRTGRVMKFVPASGAASRMFKALLSARNRYEELPSIHSLPEGGKEDPDVTALREFIGRLKSFPFYEQLASAMAADGLDPEALTREGDYKTILDYVLTSKGLNLASIPKGLIPFHRYDGYSRTPFEEHLVEAGAYACDAEKTARVHFTVSPQHESSVRNHLESVRSRHEKSGQRFEIGFSFQHPSTDTIAVDLENRPFRDDAGRLLFRPGGHGALLKNLGELQGDIVFIKNIDNVVPDRLKGDTILYKRALGALLVEVQDTVFKCMEKLQSGGIGDKELDEMFEFARNRLSITPPRDLAAKGKLEKIRFLFDRLNRPLRVCGMVKNEGEPGGGPFWVNHPDGSQSLQIVESSQVDMSSPTQRSVWESSTHFNPVDLVCALRDWKGRPFNLERYRDPETGFISIKSSGGRELKALELPGLWNGAMAFWNTVFVEVPITTFNPVKTIFDLLRKEHQET